The following are from one region of the Corylus avellana chromosome ca1, CavTom2PMs-1.0 genome:
- the LOC132174227 gene encoding cation/H(+) antiporter 4-like produces MVKRTGRKALFTGVPCMWSPMLIGLFVQMKLIRLWLKEEKAYILPYLTIGNCVTPFPVLACLLEDLKILNSELGRLALSAALVSDSLSTMAVVSSSLIRVKKRARPIKDMYIHITMLMVLGWAYLSYLFGLTSLYGPFILGLAVPVGPPLGSTIINKFNCLISDVFMPLLVTTCGMRIDLISIKFDSSFVTVNGILIILTFVAKMGACLIPTLYSKMPLNDALALSLLLSCKGVVQLVYYTLLKDNEHSSLLVKFLYDPSRKYAGYQKRDIMHCRLNAKLKVLVCIHKQDDIAANVILAFNHFEKVNQGVVLVNIFTTISQLKYMHEDICILGLDKLTSLIVLPFHRKWSIEGVVKSNDNTIRSLNCSVLEQAPCSVGILVDHGHFGRSMISPDSSYSVAMIFLGDNDDREALIFAKRMANHSKITMTVVHFVAASNEGDTHCDKLFDNEILNDVKLTNLGNEYVICLEKIVKDGPQTALIVRSMVNEYDLIIVGRRHNVKSPHTSRLVEWSEFSELGIMGDLLASSDLNSGISVLVVQQQQKKT; encoded by the exons ATGGTAAAAAGAACAGGAAGAAAAGCTTTGTTTACTGGTGTTCCATGCATGTGGTCTCCTATGCTAATTGGCCTTTTCGTCCAAATGAAGCTTATAAGATTGTGGCTGAAGGAGGAAAAAGCATATATACTTCCATATTTAACAATAGGAAATTGTGTAACTCCATTTCCAGTCCTTGCTTGCCTTCTTGAGGATCTCAAGATCCTTAATTCTGAACTGGGTCGATTGGCCCTATCTGCAGCATTGGTAAGTGATTCTTTAAGCACAATGGCTGTGGTGAGTAGCTCCTTGATTAGAGTAAAAAAACGAGCGAG GCCTATCAAAGACATGTACATTCATATCACTATGCTAATGGTTCTTGGCTGGGCATATCTTTCATATTTGTTTGGTCTTACTTCACTCTACGGACCTTTCATTCTGGGTTTGGCAGTACCCGTTGGACCACCTTTAGGATCAACCATTATCAACAAGTTCAATTGTCTCATTTCGGATGTGTTTATGCCACTCTTAGTAACTACTTGTGGGATGAGGATAGATctgatttcaatcaaatttgATAGCAGCTTCGTGACAGTCAACGGAATCCTCATTATTTTGACTTTTGTGGCCAAAATGGGGGCGTGTTTGATTCCTACCTTATACTCTAAAATGCCTTTAAATGATGCTCTGGCACTCTCTCTTTTACTGAGTTGCAAAGGTGTAGTCCAACTTGTTTACTATACACTTCTCAAAGATAACGAG CACTCTTCACTCTTGGTGAAGTTCTTGTACGATCCTTCAAGAAAATATGCTGGTTACCAAAAAAGGGATATTATGCATTGTAGACTCAATGCAAAGCTCAAAGTCCTAGTTTGCATTCACAAGCAAGATGACATTGCTGCT AATGTCATTCTCGCCTTCAATCACTTTGAAAAAGTCAATCAGGGTGTTGTATTAGTAAACATCTTCACAACAATCTCTCAACTCAAGTACATGCATGAAGACATATGCATCCTTGGATTGGACAAACTTACTTCCCTTATAGTACTACCGTTCCACCGAAAATGGTCCATTGAAGGTGTTGTCAAATCAAATGACAATACTATAAGGTCCTTAAATTGTAGTGTGCTTGAACAAGCCCCATGCTCTGTCGGGATCCTAGTTGACCATGGTCATTTTGGCCGCTCAATGATTTCACCAGATTCATCCTATTCTGTTGCCATGATTTTCTTAGGAGATAATGATGATCGAGAGGCATTGATTTTTGCCAAGCGCATGGCCAATCACTCGAAAATTACCATGACTGTGGTTCACTTTGTTGCCGCTAGCAATGAAGGTGATACCCACTGTGACAAATTGTTTGACAATGAGATACTAAATGATGTTAAACTTACCAATTTGGGTAATGAATATGTGATATGCCTCGAGAAAATAGTGAAAGATGGGCCTCAGACAGCATTGATAGTTCGAAGTATGGTGAACGAATATGACCTTATTATTGTTGGTAGACGGCATAACGTAAAGTCTCCACATACATCTAGGCTTGTAGAATGGAGTGAATTTTCAGAGTTGGGGATTATGGGAGACTTGCTTGCCTCATCGGATCTTAATAGCGGAATTTCTGTTTTGGTggtgcaacaacaacaaaagaagacCTAG
- the LOC132166912 gene encoding transcription repressor OFP13 — MKLPSLFKNKETKQQPWQWPLCNHPKTLSFRGTDDNIFKTVNSVFFDHGVETPEYSTSWFTNSSESASHDSAESDDFCGKSLEMVIRGVQSERLFFEPGDTSSILEKAKAGGFPFKESVVLAMESEDPYVDFRRSMEEMVESHGLKDWECLEELLGWYLRVNRKKNHGFIVGAFVDLLVALAAATTNSSSDSTSFSSAVSSFSCSPLCSSNGQIEIDEVEKMVMS; from the coding sequence atgaagctgccttctctgtttaagaacaaagaaacaaagcaGCAGCCATGGCAATGGCCCTTGTGTAACCACCCCAAGACACTCTCTTTCCGAGGTACCGACGACAACATTTTCAAGACAGTCAACTCGGTTTTCTTTGATCATGGGGTGGAAACGCCCGAGTACTCCACGTCATGGTTCACGAACTCGTCCGAGTCGGCGAGCCACGACTCAGCTGAGTCGGATGACTTCTGCGGCAAGTCGTTGGAGATGGTGATACGTGGGGTCCAGTCGGAGAGGCTGTTCTTCGAGCCGGGCGACACTAGCTCGATTCTAGAGAAGGCGAAAGCCGGCGGGTTTCCGTTCAAGGAGAGCGTGGTTTTGGCGATGGAGTCGGAGGATCCGTACGTTGATTTCCGGCGGTCTATGGAGGAGATGGTGGAGTCTCATGGGCTGAAAGATTGGGAGTGCTTGGAGGAGCTTCTCGGGTGGTATTTGCGGGTCAACCGTAAGAAGAACCATGGGTTTATTGTCGGAGCTTTTGTAGATCTGCTTGTTGCTCTTGCTGCTGCTACCACCAATTCCTCTTCTGATTCAACGTCTTTTTCTTCTGCTgtctcttctttctcttgctCTCCATTATGTTCATCTAACGGTCAGATTGAGATTGATGAGGTAGAGAAGATGGTCATGTCTTAG